A stretch of the bacterium genome encodes the following:
- a CDS encoding tetratricopeptide repeat protein: MIALLVPSLLLLMSLHVCVAQEAGGAGTLLMPDRDPVTLERIGSQIAALRRRSLQDPSDSGLRYELGRSYALAGRFTEAVAELEQAVSLDPSHAKALAMLGFSLSQVGRSADAEQALQKALAIDDKDVFALAYLGSLYYRGPLIVEKKFERATQLYAKAVSLEPKNLVIRIDYAEVLSEECRKNGHGCEDAVEEWRRVAMLSGEMEDVGTRKWADEKIEELRRR; encoded by the coding sequence GTGATCGCCCTGCTAGTGCCTTCTTTGTTGCTGTTGATGAGTTTGCACGTATGTGTGGCTCAAGAAGCTGGGGGTGCAGGTACGCTTCTTATGCCCGACCGTGATCCAGTAACGCTTGAGCGTATTGGATCGCAAATCGCAGCGCTGAGAAGGAGGAGTCTCCAAGATCCCTCCGATTCGGGATTGCGCTATGAACTCGGAAGGAGCTACGCCTTGGCAGGCCGGTTCACGGAGGCCGTGGCAGAACTGGAGCAGGCCGTCTCCCTGGATCCCTCTCACGCGAAAGCGCTCGCGATGCTCGGTTTTTCACTTAGCCAGGTTGGAAGGTCAGCAGACGCTGAGCAGGCGCTTCAGAAAGCTCTCGCTATTGACGACAAGGACGTCTTTGCTTTGGCCTATCTCGGCTCTCTCTACTACCGTGGCCCACTCATCGTCGAGAAGAAATTCGAGCGCGCAACGCAGCTCTATGCGAAAGCCGTCAGCCTCGAGCCGAAGAACTTGGTAATTCGAATAGACTATGCGGAAGTCCTCTCAGAGGAATGCAGGAAGAACGGTCATGGTTGTGAAGACGCCGTGGAAGAATGGAGGAGGGTGGCGATGTTAAGCGGAGAGATGGAAGACGTGGGAACAAGGAAATGGGCCGACGAGAAGATCGAGGAGCTTAGAAGAAGGTAA